The sequence GGAGTTTCTGGCCGAGCGCGGCTACACCGACGTCGAGCAGGTGACCACCACGACGGAGACCATCCAGTTCTCCCTGCCGCGGGAGTTGCGCGCCAAGCGCGTGAACAAGTAAGGCGCGACTACCGGCGCGGCTGGCCCGCGCGCACGTTCGGATCCGGACGGTGCGCGCGGGTTTCTTGCTCGTTGCGGGCGATGAGCTCGGCTACGGACAGGCGGTTGTCGCGGTTGCGGCGATCTGCCTCGGCGGTAGCGCGGCGCGTGTACTGCGCCTTCGCGCGGTCATTTTCGGCGCGTCGCTTCAGGCGCTTGAGACGCAGCCAGCCGATGACAACTGCCGCCAGGAAGGCCACCAGCAGCCACGGGAAGAGTTCGGCGGTGGGAAATACCGAGGTAATGAGCGTGGTCTTGGCAAAGGGCCGCTTGTCCTCGGAGCCGGCGCGGAGGGTCACCAGCCAGCCGGCGAGCGGCGTAATCAGCACGTACCACAGGGGAATCGTGGCGACGGAGACGAAGATCCCGCGCGGTTCCACGAACGCGGCGACCGCCACCGCGGAGACGATGAGGCACACCGCGTAGGGCCACGAGACATCGCCAGTCAGAAGCGATAGCAGCAGACCGGTGATGAGGGCAGCGATGAGGATCGCTACCGCGGTCCACACGGGTAGCGCGGATCGGTGGGGGCGATTTCTGCTCATTACGGTGTGCGACACGGCCACTTAGTCTACCCGGCGGGATTCGGAGGAGTGCCTGCCGGGCCTCGCCGGGCGCGTGTCGATGTATCGCGGCTCCACCGGAGCCCGATCCGTCCGTGTCGTGATGTCCATCTCCGATAGCCGGCGCGCGGTCACCGCCACCCGCGAGTCGAGGGACGCCAGAGTGGAGTTGTAGGCCTCCACCGTCTTATTGAGCTGGCGGCCCACCGAGTTGTAGTGCTCACCCAGCGTGTTCAGCCGCGTGTAGAGTTCGCGGCCTAGGCGCTGGATCTCGCGGGCTTTCTCTGAGACGTCTTCGTTTTGCCACCCGAGCCCTACCGTGCGCAGGAGTGCGAACAGTGTCGTCGGCGTGGCGATGACCACGTTGCGCCCAAACGCGAACTCCAAAAGCTCCGGATCGACGTTGAGTGCGGCGTCTAAGAACGGATCGGCGGGGACGAAGAGGACGACGAATTCCGGGGTGGGGTAGAAGGCGTCGATGTAGTCCTTGTGTGACAAAGCCACGACATGGTTGCGCAAGAGGTGGGCGTGGCGCCGCAAGTAGCCGGCGTGCTCTTCTGGGTCGGTGGTCTCTAGGGCGTCGAGGTAGGAGGAGAATGGCACCTTCGCGTCCACGACGATGTGGCGGCCGCCGGCGAGGTTGACCACCAGGTCGGGGCGCACCGTCGCGCCGCGGGAGGTGAGGTGCGCTTGGGGTTCGAAGTCGACGTGTTTGACCATGCCGCCCAGCTCAACGACGCGCTCGAGCTGCATCTCGCCCCAGCGGCCGCGCACGTTTGGCGAGCGCAACGCGGTCACCAGCTCTTCGGTGCGGTCGTTGAGACGTGCGGAAGTCCGCATCATCGTCTGCAGCTGGCTCGCCAAGGTGGCCATATCACCCGCGCGGTCCTTTTCCAGCGCGTGCAGGTGCTGGTTGAGCCCCGCCATGGCGTTTTCCAGCGGAACGAGGTCGTGCGCCGGCGGCGGGGTCTCGTCCTGCCGGCGATCCCGTACCAGCCAGCCGAGGACCGCGCCCACGGCTAGCCCGAGGAGAAGGAACAC is a genomic window of Corynebacterium massiliense DSM 45435 containing:
- a CDS encoding DUF6542 domain-containing protein, whose product is MSRNRPHRSALPVWTAVAILIAALITGLLLSLLTGDVSWPYAVCLIVSAVAVAAFVEPRGIFVSVATIPLWYVLITPLAGWLVTLRAGSEDKRPFAKTTLITSVFPTAELFPWLLVAFLAAVVIGWLRLKRLKRRAENDRAKAQYTRRATAEADRRNRDNRLSVAELIARNEQETRAHRPDPNVRAGQPRR
- a CDS encoding DNA recombination protein RmuC, yielding MSTAVSVVFLLLGLAVGAVLGWLVRDRRQDETPPPAHDLVPLENAMAGLNQHLHALEKDRAGDMATLASQLQTMMRTSARLNDRTEELVTALRSPNVRGRWGEMQLERVVELGGMVKHVDFEPQAHLTSRGATVRPDLVVNLAGGRHIVVDAKVPFSSYLDALETTDPEEHAGYLRRHAHLLRNHVVALSHKDYIDAFYPTPEFVVLFVPADPFLDAALNVDPELLEFAFGRNVVIATPTTLFALLRTVGLGWQNEDVSEKAREIQRLGRELYTRLNTLGEHYNSVGRQLNKTVEAYNSTLASLDSRVAVTARRLSEMDITTRTDRAPVEPRYIDTRPARPGRHSSESRRVD